In Rahnella aquatilis CIP 78.65 = ATCC 33071, one DNA window encodes the following:
- a CDS encoding amino acid ABC transporter ATP-binding protein: MSQLPADVPSSGQASLVVARNVHKSYGDNEVLKGIDLDVKPSEVVVILGPSGSGKSTFLRCINHLEDIDRGSIMVGGEQIGYELRGDRLHKLPERAIARQRRDIGMVFQQFNLYPHMTVLQNIIEAPVGVHKESRHEAEKYARELLQKVGLSDKANAYPRHLSGGQQQRVAIARALAVKPKLMLFDEPTSALDPELVGEVLATMRDLAKQGLTMIVVTHEIGFAKEAADRVVFMDRGVVVEQGAADDVLVNPQHQRTQAFLSRFI; the protein is encoded by the coding sequence ATGAGTCAATTGCCCGCTGACGTACCGTCATCCGGACAAGCATCACTGGTGGTCGCCCGTAACGTGCACAAAAGTTATGGTGATAACGAGGTGCTGAAGGGAATTGATCTTGATGTGAAACCCAGCGAAGTGGTGGTGATCCTCGGGCCGTCTGGCTCGGGTAAGTCCACATTCCTGCGCTGTATAAATCATCTGGAAGATATTGATCGCGGTTCCATCATGGTAGGCGGCGAGCAAATCGGTTATGAACTTCGCGGTGACCGTCTGCATAAATTGCCTGAACGGGCGATCGCGCGGCAGCGCCGGGATATCGGCATGGTATTCCAGCAATTCAATCTTTATCCGCACATGACCGTGTTGCAAAATATCATTGAGGCGCCGGTTGGCGTGCATAAAGAAAGCCGTCATGAAGCAGAGAAATATGCCCGTGAATTGCTGCAAAAAGTCGGCCTGAGCGATAAAGCAAATGCCTACCCGCGTCATCTTTCCGGGGGGCAGCAACAGCGTGTTGCTATCGCCCGTGCGCTGGCGGTGAAACCTAAGCTGATGCTGTTTGATGAACCAACGTCCGCGCTCGACCCTGAACTGGTGGGCGAAGTGCTGGCGACCATGCGGGATCTGGCAAAGCAGGGACTGACGATGATTGTGGTGACGCATGAGATCGGTTTTGCGAAAGAGGCTGCCGATCGCGTGGTGTTTATGGATCGCGGCGTTGTCGTTGAGCAGGGGGCGGCGGATGATGTCCTGGTCAATCCGCAACATCAGCGGACACAGGCTTTCCTGAGTCGTTTCATCTGA
- the tatE gene encoding twin-arginine translocase subunit TatE produces MEGLSITKLLVVGVLIVLLFGTSKLRSLGGDLGAALRGFKKAMNDDPAPASAEKTAEEKPAQRVEHKD; encoded by the coding sequence ATGGAAGGTCTAAGTATTACTAAATTGTTGGTGGTCGGCGTGCTGATCGTTCTGTTGTTCGGTACCAGCAAACTGCGTTCTCTGGGCGGCGACCTGGGCGCGGCATTGCGTGGCTTCAAGAAAGCCATGAACGATGATCCGGCTCCCGCTTCTGCTGAAAAAACCGCAGAAGAAAAGCCTGCTCAACGTGTTGAGCACAAAGACTGA